Proteins encoded together in one Coffea arabica cultivar ET-39 chromosome 2c, Coffea Arabica ET-39 HiFi, whole genome shotgun sequence window:
- the LOC113726833 gene encoding uncharacterized protein isoform X1, producing MAGTGFSASSLFSSSSSSPLFSSSAPSPLFSFSTNPTASSTPTTAFSSSPFSFTNPSSTSTTTSSPAPYTFPFGFGNSTVAPGSGFPSSTSVTSSPAPSTSPLGLGGNSASSAPSTTPFGFGNSSAASSSGFTSGLFGSSSTASTTSSTNSPLLGVTPSVSAAASSSPFGTLFGAPSASSSAQSQSQTSLFGSGSSQASVFGSSPLSSGSSAFGSFATQPGSGLLGAASTSSPAFSSTTFGASSSPFGSSSSSPVASVAPTASSSASSAPSFVFPAATSASIFASSASGFSSPATAATGLASSASAFTFPATSAVSSTSPATGFSFPATSAAGFSFPAGVSFRTASSSPAAAVSTPFQSSSASAFSFPKGTGSSATPSLTSSSAAASAAVSSSGGFSFGTSGFQPSVSTSASIFSTPASKSGFGTASTTTLFSTVTTTTSASMTAATTTTAAASTGLTGSGLTFPVLSPAASSAATTAFTSGSAAASSSGGFTGFSTSTSIGSGTTSGSFSLSTKTPATGTSSQQHTISTAAATSFGLPASTSTASATTSTSSAPQASALVVASSSGTTSTATAGLAAKPKLPSEITGKSVEEIIKEWNTELQERTRKFQKQAIAIAEWDKRILQNRDILLRLETEVAKVVETQANLERHLELIETHQEEVDKSLLSMEEEAERIYKDERALLLDDEAASTRDAMYEQAEFIERELEQMTEQIKGIITTLNRSQGGELEATDGMSPLDVVVRILNNQLSSLMWIDEKAEEFSSRIQKIASQGPAVDRQMMGPKHWLT from the exons ATGGCTGGGACCGGCTTTTCCGCCTCTTCATtattctcttcctcttcctcttcgcCCCTCTTCTCTTCCTCCGCGCCTTCCCCTCTCTTCTCCTTCTCCACAAACCCTACCGCTTCTTCCACCCCCACAACAGCCTTCTCGTCTTCACCATTCTCATTCACTAACCCTAGCTCCACTTCAACGACGACTTCGTCTCCTGCTCCCTACACCTTTCCTTTTGGCTTTGGGAATTCGACCGTAGCACCGGGTTCTGGTTTTCCTAGCTCCACTTCAGTGACGTCGTCTCCTGCTCCCTCCACCTCTCCCTTAGGCTTGGGCGGGAATTCCGCTTCCTCTGCCCCTTCCACCACTCCATTTGGCTTCGGGAATTCGTCCGCGGCATCCAGTTCTGGTTTCACCTCGGGCCTTTTCGGATCAAGTTCTACTGCTTCAACTACAAGCTCTACTAATTCCCCACTTTTGGGAGTGACGCCGTCTGTATCAGCCGCGGCCTCCTCATCTCCGTTCGGAACTCTCTTCGGAGCTCCCTCCGCGTCAAGCTCGGCCCAGTCACAATCACAAACTAGCCTTTTCGGGTCGGGTTCAAGCCAGGCAAGCGTATTCGGTTCTTCACCTTTGTCATCCGGCTCAAGCGCATTTGGGTCCTTCGCCACGCAACCTGGTTCAGGCCTGTTGGGAGCCGCCTCTACTAGTTCACCTGCTTTCTCTTCTACTACTTTTGGTGCTTCCTCTTCGCCATTCGGGTCATCTTCATCTTCCCCCGTCGCCTCCGTTGCACCAACTGCATCCTCCTCAGCTTCCTCCGCACCGTCATTTGTATTTCCCGCGGCCACATCAGCGTCCATTTTCGCTTCATCAGCATCCGGCTTTAGCTCTCCGGCCACAGCAGCCACAGGTCTGGCTTCATCAGCGTCTGCATTCACCTTTCCAGCCACATCAGCTGTGAGTTCCACTTCACCAGCCACTGGATTTTCGTTTCCAGCCACATCAGCAGCTGGATTCTCTTTTCCTGCTGGAGTAAGCTTTCGTactgcttcttcttctcctgCTGCTGCGGTATCTACTCCATTCCAGTCTTCTTCAGCATCTGCATTTTCATTCCCTAAGGGCACCGGAAGCTCAGCAACGCCATCACTGACATCGTCATCAGCAGCAGCATCTGCAGCTGTCTCGTCCTCAGGGGGTTTTTCATTTGGGACTTCTGGATTTCAACCCTCTGTGTCCACATCAGCATCTATTTTTTCTACTCCGGCTTCCAAGTCTGGTTTTGGAACTGCTTCTACCACGACCTTGTTTTCAACAGTTACTACCACCACCAGCGCCTCAATGACTGCGGCAACAACTACAACTGCTGCTGCCAGTACTGGTTTAACTGGGTCTGGTCTAACTTTCCCTGTTTTAAGCCCGGCTGCCTCTTCTGCAGCTACAACAGCATTCACTTCTGGTTCAGCTGCTGCTTCATCATCAGGAGGTTTTACTGGTTTTAGTACTAGCACTTCTATTGGATCGGGCACAACCTCTGGGTCATTTTCACTCTCAACGAAAACACCTGCAACTGGTACATCATCACAACAGCACACAATTTCAACTGCAGCTGCAACTTCCTTTG GTCTGCCTGCTTCAACTTCTACAGCATCAGCAACTACTAGTACCAGTTCTGCTCCTCAAGCATCAGCATTGGTTGTAGCTTCTAGTAGTGG TACCACTTCAACTGCAACAGCAGGTCTAGCTGCCAAACCAAAATTGCCATCTGAAATCACTGGAAAATCTGTCGAGGAG ATCATCAAGGAGTGGAATACAGAGTTACAGGAACGTACGCGCAAGTTTCAGAAGCAGGCTATTGCAATTGCTGAGTGGGATAAAAGGATCTTGCAGAATCGTGACATCCTTCTTAGGCTTGAG ACTGAAGTTGCAAAAGTCGTTGAGACACAAGCTAACTTAGAGCGACACTTGGAGCTGATTGAGACTCATCAAGAAGAG GTTGACAAATCGTTGCTAAGTATGGAAGAAGAAGCTGAGCGGATATACAAAGATGAGCGTGCATTGCTTCTTGATGATGAAGCTGCATCTACAAGAGATGCAAT GTACGAGCAAGCTGAGTTTATAGAGAGGGAATTGGAACAGATGACGGAACAGATCAAAGGAATTATTACTACTCTCAATAGAAGCCAG GGTGGGGAACTGGAGGCGACTGATGGAATGTCTCCATTGGATGTCGTCGTTCGTATTTTAAACAATCAACTTAGTTCCTTGATGTGGATTGATGAAAAG GCTGAAGAATTCTCTTCGCGCATTCAGAAGATTGCTAGCCAAGGTCCTGCAGTGGATCGGCAAATGATGGGCCCTAAGCATTGGTTGACCTAG
- the LOC113726835 gene encoding carotenoid cleavage dioxygenase 7, chloroplastic produces MHPEHRGFFFINCHPSSSEAKMQAKAQNIIPPKFISPAKLPPISNISLPSNVPQAISITAPSPEVSSAPPDHHPQLVDDKVAAFWDYQFLFVSQRSETAEPITLRIVDGKIPQDFPLGTYYLTGPGLFTDDHGSTVHPLDGHGYLRTFKIDGARGVVEFMARYIQTEAQVEECDRITGQWRFTHRGPFSVLKGGNMVGNTKVMKNVANTSVLRWAGRLFCLWEGGDPYEIESTTLDTLGRFDIINGRHKLLQDEDATPKVDVWDVAAEILKPILYGVFKMPPKRLLSHYKIDGRRNRLLIMSCNAEDMLLPRSNFTFYEFDSNFKLLQSQEFNIPDHLMIHDWAFTDNYYILFGNRIKLDVAGSMTAVCGLSPMISALSLNASKPTSPIYMLPRFPSESNGQRDWKIPIEAPSQMWVLHVGNAFEEERDENGSSKIQIQASGCSYRWFNFQKMFGYDWQSGKLDPSMMNADQDKLLPHLVQVSVSLDANGDCQNCSVNDLNEWRKPSDFPAINQDFSGCKNTFVYAATSSGSRQALPHFPFDTVVKLNVRDKSISTWSTTRRRFIGEPIFVPKGTGGGEEDDGYLLVVEYAVSTQRCYLVILDSKQIGKTNALVARVEVPRHLNFPLGFHGFWESAGDCGFGN; encoded by the exons ATGCATCCAGAGCATCGCGGCTTCTTCTTCATAAACTGCCACCCTTCTTCAAGCGAAGCCAAAATGCAGGCCAAGGCTCAGAATATCATCCCACCAAAGTTCATTTCACCAGCAAAGCTACCTCCAatttccaatatttcattgcCGAGTAATGTTCCGCAAGCCATCTCAATCACTGCACCGAGTCCAGAAGTTTCATCAGCTCCTCCTGATCATCATCCTCAACTGGTAGATGACAAAGTGGCTGCCTTCTGGGACTACCAATTCCTCTTTGTTTCACAACGCTCAGAAACAGCTGAGCCCATCACCCTTCGCATTGTTGACGGCAAAATCCCACAAGACTTCCCTTTAGGAACGTATTATCTGACCGGACCGGGGCTCTTCACCGATGATCACGGCTCCACGGTGCACCCTCTGGACGGTCACGGCTACCTCAGAACGTTTAAGATTGATGGGGCTAGAGGAGTGGTGGAGTTCATGGCTAGGTACATCCAGACCGAGGCTCAGGTGGAGGAGTGCGACCGCATCACCGGCCAGTGGCGATTCACTCATCGTGGTCCGTTTTCGGTCTTGAAAGGTGGGAACATGGTTGGAAATACCAAGGTAATGAAAAATGTCGCCAATACAAGTGTGCTGAGATGGGCTGGAAGACTGTTTTGTTTGTGGGAAGGTGGCGATCCTTATGAGATTGAATCTACTACGCTTGATACTCTTGGGAGATTTGACATAATTAATGGCCGCCACAAATTGCTGCAAGATGAAGACGCAACACCAAAGGTGGACGTTTGGGATGTAGCTGCAGAAATCTTGAAACCTATACTATATG GAGTATTCAAGATGCCGCCGAAACGATTATTGTCCCATTACAAGATTGATGGCCGGAGGAACAGACTACTCATCATGTCATGCAACGCAGAGGACATGCTTCTCCCACGAAGTAATTTTACCTTCTACG AATTCGACTCGAATTTCAAGTTGCTGCAAAGCCAAGAATTCAACATTCCAGACCATCTGATGATTCATGACTGGGCCTTCACTGATaattattacatattatttgGCAATCGCATCAAGCTGGATGTTGCTG GATCAATGACAGCAGTATGTGGACTATCTCCTATGATATCTGCACTGTCACTAAATGCTAGCAAGCCCACATCTCCCATTTACATGCTCCCTCGATTTCCAAGTGAATCAAATGGACAGAGAGACTGGAAAATTCCCATAGAAGCTCCTTCACAAATGTGGGTGCTCCATGTTGGAAATGCTTTTGAAGAAGAAAGGGACGAGAATGGAAGTTCCAAGATTCAAATTCAAGCAAGTGGTTGCTCCTATCGttggttcaatttccaaaagATGTTTG GGTACGACTGGCAAAGTGGAAAACTGGACCCTTCCATGATGAATGCAGATCAAGATAAATTATTGCCTCATCTTGTTCAG GTATCAGTAAGTTTGGATGCAAATGGGGATTGTCAAAATTGTAGTGTAAACGATTTGAACGAATGGAGGAAACCATCAGATTTTCCTGCGATTAATCAGGATTTCTCAGGCTGCAAGAACACATTTGTGTATGCAGCAACTTCGTCTGGCTCCCGTCAAGCTTTACCACATTTTCCCTTTGACACTGTGGTGAAACTCAATGTCAGAGATAAATCCATTTCCACTTGGTCTACAACCAGACGGAGATTCATTGGTGAGCCAATATTTGTACCGAAAGGAACcggaggaggagaagaagatGATGGCTATCTCCTTGTGGTGGAA TATGCAGTTTCGACACAAAGGTGCTATCTTGTTATTTTGGACTCCAAACAGATCGGGAAGACCAATGCACTGGTTGCTAGAGTTGAAGTTCCAAGACACTTAAATTTTCCTCTTGGCTTTCATGGATTTTGGGAGTCTGCAGGGGATTGTGGCTTTGGTAATTAA
- the LOC113726834 gene encoding uncharacterized protein isoform X2 has protein sequence MGGGAMSPAVSGQGGAAAYCSSTVSKSSTAVTTNIEPLNSVSAISSQEPFNNNPSTGINCMHHENVGSPVDGTSGTEYGAAAAAAAGKCCSGSVFGPAPSRLEVEKAMTDLQRFLHGEAKSNFHWLQPIVYPSDSRMLQSPGYRRIQDAFGMLQREPSVQNLVASISCDKAVWDAILNNRAVQDLGGSISADFLDIIIVFVCSVSTYTCNKIISGTQSFHRC, from the exons atGGGAGGAGGAGCCATGTCCCCAGCGGTCTCTGGACAAGGTGGAGCCGCTGCTTATTGTTCATCCACGGTATCAAAGTCATCAACAGCCGTTACAACCAATATTGAGCCACTTAATTCAGTCTCTGCCATTTCCAGTCAAGAACCCTTCAATAATAATCCATCAACAGGGATAAACTGTATGCACCATGAAAACGTGGGTTCTCCAGTGGATGGTACAAGTGGAACAGAATATGGTgctgcagcagcagcagcagcaggaaAGTGTTgttctggcagtgtttttgggCCGGCACCATCAAGATTGGAGGTAGAAAAGGCCATGACTGACTTACAGAG GTTTCTGCATGGTGAAGCTAAATCTAACTTCCACTGGCTTCAACCAATAGTTTATCCTAGCGACTCAAGGATGCTGCAATCCCCTGGATATAGAAGAATCCAAGATGCTTTTGGTATGCTTCAAAGAGAGCCATCAGTTCAG AACCTGGTGGCCTCGATCTCCTGCGACAAAGCTGTTTGGGACGCCATCTTGAACAACAGGGCAGTTCAGGATCTCGGGGGCTCAATCTCTGCAG ATTTTCTGGATATCATTATCGTGTTTGTATGCTCTGTCTCAACATACACATGCAACAAAATAATCTCGGGAACTCAAAGCTTCCATAGGTGCTAG
- the LOC113726833 gene encoding uncharacterized protein isoform X2 — protein sequence MAGTGFSASSLFSSSSSSPLFSSSAPSPLFSFSTNPTASSTPTTAFSSSPFSFTNPSSTSTTTSSPAPYTFPFGFGNSTVAPGSGFPSSTSVTSSPAPSTSPLGLGGNSASSAPSTTPFGFGNSSAASSSGFTSGLFGSSSTASTTSSTNSPLLGVTPSVSAAASSSPFGTLFGAPSASSSAQSQSQTSLFGSGSSQASVFGSSPLSSGSSAFGSFATQPGSGLLGAASTSSPAFSSTTFGASSSPFGSSSSSPVASVAPTASSSASSAPSFVFPAATSASIFASSASGFSSPATAATGLASSASAFTFPATSAVSSTSPATGFSFPATSAAGFSFPAGVSFRTASSSPAAAVSTPFQSSSASAFSFPKGTGSSATPSLTSSSAAASAAVSSSGGFSFGTSGFQPSVSTSASIFSTPASKSGFGTASTTTLFSTVTTTTSASMTAATTTTAAASTGLTGSGLTFPVLSPAASSAATTAFTSGSAAASSSGGFTGFSTSTSIGSGTTSGSFSLSTKTPATGTSSQQHTISTAAATSFGLPASTSTASATTSTSSAPQASALVVASSSGTTSTATAGLAAKPKLPSEITGKSVEEIIKEWNTELQERTRKFQKQAIAIAEWDKRILQNRDILLRLETEVAKVVETQANLERHLELIETHQEEVDKSLLSMEEEAERIYKDERALLLDDEAASTRDAMYEQAEFIERELEQMTEQIKGIITTLNRSQGGELEATDGMSPLDVVVRILNNQLSSLMWIDEKKLLLPT from the exons ATGGCTGGGACCGGCTTTTCCGCCTCTTCATtattctcttcctcttcctcttcgcCCCTCTTCTCTTCCTCCGCGCCTTCCCCTCTCTTCTCCTTCTCCACAAACCCTACCGCTTCTTCCACCCCCACAACAGCCTTCTCGTCTTCACCATTCTCATTCACTAACCCTAGCTCCACTTCAACGACGACTTCGTCTCCTGCTCCCTACACCTTTCCTTTTGGCTTTGGGAATTCGACCGTAGCACCGGGTTCTGGTTTTCCTAGCTCCACTTCAGTGACGTCGTCTCCTGCTCCCTCCACCTCTCCCTTAGGCTTGGGCGGGAATTCCGCTTCCTCTGCCCCTTCCACCACTCCATTTGGCTTCGGGAATTCGTCCGCGGCATCCAGTTCTGGTTTCACCTCGGGCCTTTTCGGATCAAGTTCTACTGCTTCAACTACAAGCTCTACTAATTCCCCACTTTTGGGAGTGACGCCGTCTGTATCAGCCGCGGCCTCCTCATCTCCGTTCGGAACTCTCTTCGGAGCTCCCTCCGCGTCAAGCTCGGCCCAGTCACAATCACAAACTAGCCTTTTCGGGTCGGGTTCAAGCCAGGCAAGCGTATTCGGTTCTTCACCTTTGTCATCCGGCTCAAGCGCATTTGGGTCCTTCGCCACGCAACCTGGTTCAGGCCTGTTGGGAGCCGCCTCTACTAGTTCACCTGCTTTCTCTTCTACTACTTTTGGTGCTTCCTCTTCGCCATTCGGGTCATCTTCATCTTCCCCCGTCGCCTCCGTTGCACCAACTGCATCCTCCTCAGCTTCCTCCGCACCGTCATTTGTATTTCCCGCGGCCACATCAGCGTCCATTTTCGCTTCATCAGCATCCGGCTTTAGCTCTCCGGCCACAGCAGCCACAGGTCTGGCTTCATCAGCGTCTGCATTCACCTTTCCAGCCACATCAGCTGTGAGTTCCACTTCACCAGCCACTGGATTTTCGTTTCCAGCCACATCAGCAGCTGGATTCTCTTTTCCTGCTGGAGTAAGCTTTCGTactgcttcttcttctcctgCTGCTGCGGTATCTACTCCATTCCAGTCTTCTTCAGCATCTGCATTTTCATTCCCTAAGGGCACCGGAAGCTCAGCAACGCCATCACTGACATCGTCATCAGCAGCAGCATCTGCAGCTGTCTCGTCCTCAGGGGGTTTTTCATTTGGGACTTCTGGATTTCAACCCTCTGTGTCCACATCAGCATCTATTTTTTCTACTCCGGCTTCCAAGTCTGGTTTTGGAACTGCTTCTACCACGACCTTGTTTTCAACAGTTACTACCACCACCAGCGCCTCAATGACTGCGGCAACAACTACAACTGCTGCTGCCAGTACTGGTTTAACTGGGTCTGGTCTAACTTTCCCTGTTTTAAGCCCGGCTGCCTCTTCTGCAGCTACAACAGCATTCACTTCTGGTTCAGCTGCTGCTTCATCATCAGGAGGTTTTACTGGTTTTAGTACTAGCACTTCTATTGGATCGGGCACAACCTCTGGGTCATTTTCACTCTCAACGAAAACACCTGCAACTGGTACATCATCACAACAGCACACAATTTCAACTGCAGCTGCAACTTCCTTTG GTCTGCCTGCTTCAACTTCTACAGCATCAGCAACTACTAGTACCAGTTCTGCTCCTCAAGCATCAGCATTGGTTGTAGCTTCTAGTAGTGG TACCACTTCAACTGCAACAGCAGGTCTAGCTGCCAAACCAAAATTGCCATCTGAAATCACTGGAAAATCTGTCGAGGAG ATCATCAAGGAGTGGAATACAGAGTTACAGGAACGTACGCGCAAGTTTCAGAAGCAGGCTATTGCAATTGCTGAGTGGGATAAAAGGATCTTGCAGAATCGTGACATCCTTCTTAGGCTTGAG ACTGAAGTTGCAAAAGTCGTTGAGACACAAGCTAACTTAGAGCGACACTTGGAGCTGATTGAGACTCATCAAGAAGAG GTTGACAAATCGTTGCTAAGTATGGAAGAAGAAGCTGAGCGGATATACAAAGATGAGCGTGCATTGCTTCTTGATGATGAAGCTGCATCTACAAGAGATGCAAT GTACGAGCAAGCTGAGTTTATAGAGAGGGAATTGGAACAGATGACGGAACAGATCAAAGGAATTATTACTACTCTCAATAGAAGCCAG GGTGGGGAACTGGAGGCGACTGATGGAATGTCTCCATTGGATGTCGTCGTTCGTATTTTAAACAATCAACTTAGTTCCTTGATGTGGATTGATGAAAAG AAACTTCTTCTTCCCACCTGA
- the LOC113726834 gene encoding uncharacterized protein isoform X1 — translation MGGGAMSPAVSGQGGAAAYCSSTVSKSSTAVTTNIEPLNSVSAISSQEPFNNNPSTGINCMHHENVGSPVDGTSGTEYGAAAAAAAGKCCSGSVFGPAPSRLEVEKAMTDLQRFLHGEAKSNFHWLQPIVYPSDSRMLQSPGYRRIQDAFGMLQREPSVQNLVASISCDKAVWDAILNNRAVQDLGGSISAEQRTQASSEQADIASLIFKWILEFTISKIMDVVEKIGLMMAELFIPGDKEKPTSELTDLVEEKIRSSLLLSVVILLIVVVTRNSGA, via the exons atGGGAGGAGGAGCCATGTCCCCAGCGGTCTCTGGACAAGGTGGAGCCGCTGCTTATTGTTCATCCACGGTATCAAAGTCATCAACAGCCGTTACAACCAATATTGAGCCACTTAATTCAGTCTCTGCCATTTCCAGTCAAGAACCCTTCAATAATAATCCATCAACAGGGATAAACTGTATGCACCATGAAAACGTGGGTTCTCCAGTGGATGGTACAAGTGGAACAGAATATGGTgctgcagcagcagcagcagcaggaaAGTGTTgttctggcagtgtttttgggCCGGCACCATCAAGATTGGAGGTAGAAAAGGCCATGACTGACTTACAGAG GTTTCTGCATGGTGAAGCTAAATCTAACTTCCACTGGCTTCAACCAATAGTTTATCCTAGCGACTCAAGGATGCTGCAATCCCCTGGATATAGAAGAATCCAAGATGCTTTTGGTATGCTTCAAAGAGAGCCATCAGTTCAG AACCTGGTGGCCTCGATCTCCTGCGACAAAGCTGTTTGGGACGCCATCTTGAACAACAGGGCAGTTCAGGATCTCGGGGGCTCAATCTCTGCAG AACAAAGGACGCAGGCATCTAGTGAACAAGCAGACATAGCGAGCCTCATCTTTAAGTGGATTTTGGAATTTACCATATCAAAGATTATGGATGTGGTTGAGAAAATTGGATTGATGATGGCTGAATTATTTATACCCGGTGACAAGGAAAAACCAACCTCAGAACTCACTGATCTTGTCGAAGAAAAGATTAGATCTTCGTTGCTTCTCTCGGTTGTTATTCTTTTGATTGTGGTTGTCACCCGAAACAGTGGCGCCTGA